A stretch of DNA from Orcinus orca chromosome 3, mOrcOrc1.1, whole genome shotgun sequence:
AAGCGCCTCTAACTTTATGGAGGCCACTAGCGAGGATTTTTACCTTTAACTCTTGCAACTCCTCTGTCACCCGGGAAGGGAAGGTCTTATTAGCCTATTTTACACATGGACAAGACAAGATGCCAAGAAATACTGCAGCGTGCCCATGTGCCTTAAAGTGAGTGGAGGGGGCACTCCTAACACTTTGATCACACTGGCTTGGGAATGACAGTGCTGATAATGGAATGATGGTGGTCGCGGTCGCAGTGGCTAGTATTTAATTTGTAGCATGACGACTCTATTAGGTAAGCGCAGTTGTTTTCCCCGCTGACAaggtaggaaactgaggctcagagaaatggaTGAACTTACCCCAAGGTGACACAGCTTCTAGGTGGTAGAAgagggatttgaaccctggcaaTGGGACTCCAGAGTCGAAGCTCTTAACCACTGTCCCGTCTACTGGCTGAGGAAGCCTCTTTTCCAAGATGCCAGCAACATGGACACTTCACCCCATCTCACCTTACTCCACTTACCCCCATAAGCTGGAATGAGAAACTGTAGCCTCCATCAGCCAGTGATGCCCAGCCCTTCATtaatctgctgtgtgaccttagtgaatttcttcccctctctgagccttggtttctatATCTGTGTAATACAGAGTTTAAACTAGTTGAGCTCTGAGATCCTTCTATTCCATGAATCTGTGACTCTGTAACACTGGCTGCAGTGTTTGAATTTGTCCTTGAATCGGTTACCAAAGTATAAACAATCTTTCTTCCCCCTcaggtctttctttcttttctactcttctcctttccttctctctctctcaattttcAGCCTAATTATGGTTACCTCTCTGTTATTTACAGACTTCTTATCCTAGCTCATTATGAGTAATTATTCAGTCTGGAGGGGAAACAGCACACTGCTAGTTTAATTTAATGCTTACCTAGTTAACTTAATTAGCAATAAGTCTTGGCAAAATGATGGCATTCACAGGGTCCTGGCTTGGTGGGTGGGTGCGGGAGGCTGAGTGCTGTCCTTGGAAAGCAACAAGTTTCAGGGCACAATGTGGGGGGGGAGGCGAGGACTGAGCTGCCAGTGAGTTGGGCTGTGCTGTCCGTCCAAGTTGAGGCTGGCTCCTGAGAGTGAAAGGCCATAGATTACACAGGCTGCAAGGACCTGAGGTCAGGTAGCACTTGctaagcacctgctgtgtgccagacccTTCGCAAGGTGTCGGGCAAACCTTATTTCTAATAACCCGTATGTGGGACTTGTATATTCAAGATAATTTAGATCATTCAACTCTCTTTGTAGTATATGTTTCGGGTATACAGTATTATAATTCAACTTTGCCGTATATTTGTATactttgtatatttgtatatgctttgcagtatatttgtatatactgaagAGAGATCACCAGCACCAGTTTAGGTAGCATCCATTaccaccatacagttgacccccttaACCATTTCACCCACCCGCCTAACCTTCTTCCCTTCCGGTAACCACTAATctcttctctgcatctatgagtttttgttttattttgaaatcatacgatatttgtctttctccatctgacttatttcacataacataataccttcaaggtccatctgtgttgtcacaaatggcaggatttcgttcttttttatggctgaatagtattcctgtgtgtgtgtgtatgtgtgtgtgtgtgtgtgtgtgtgtgtgtgtgagacagagagagagagcgagagagagacatgttctttatccattcatccactgatggacacttagataaTTCAACTCTTACAGTGAGTGCATTCTTCTCTTTTCAAGGAGTCCTGCAGGATTTTTGATTAGGGAAGGAGAGAGTTTCCCATTTGATGCTACTGGCTCTTGTAAGGTTCTTACGCTTTTCACTAAGGGAGGCCTCAAAGTCATGGCTGTGGCAGCAGAATCCAGCTAGAAGTCAACATTGTTCAGCTTTGACTTTTTTAAGTAGTCCTAGTCTATTTATGGCAAATGATGTTGGCTTTCCATGTATATAAGTGATATAAAGTTTCCATTGTAGTAAAAATAAGTGAGTTGCCATAGAGAAAAATATGGGGTAAGAAGAAgtcagggtggggcttccctggtggcgcagtggttgagagtccgcctgccgatgcaggggatgcgggttcgtgccccagtccgggaggatcccacatgccgcagagcggctgggcccataagtccatggccgctgagcctgcgcatccagagcctgtgctccgcaatgggagaggccacaacagtgagaggcccgcaaaaaaaaaaaaagtcagggtggggacttccctggctgtccagtggttaagactccatgcttccactgcagggggcacgggtttgatccctggtccagaactaaagattctgcatgctgcatggcacggccaaaaaaagtaataaaatagaagTTAGGGTGGTACCCGGATGGGGAATACTCCCAAGGAGTATGAAAGAGGAGAATGAAAAAAAGCACATCAGGATTAGCGATTATCTAGCCACGGGACAGGCAGacctccctcctcttcttccatGCCCCGGACAGACGCTGTAATCAGGCAGGGATGCCTGCTCAGTCCAAATGCTGCCTCAGAATCCTTCCTGATGCAGGGCTCCAGGCACCTACCAGGGGATCAGAGTGACCCTTCTGACCACCTTTCCCAGCCCACTGCAGCTTCTCCAAGTTTCTCCCAGGCCCCCCTGTCTAAGCCCTACTCTGACAGCTCGCTTCCTGCCTGGCACTCCCATAACCCCTTTGCCATCTCATAGACTCCCATTTCTCCTCAGTCCCTCATTGGTCCTCCTGGCCCCCTCTTGTACCAGCAGGTAAACTGAAACCCGAAGGAACGACTCCACAGCAGATTAGCAGAGAGCCACAGCCATGCTGAAACACCTTCCCTGGCTAAGCCCTGGTGGGTGCATCCCAGTGTCCGTGCAGCCTCGGGACCCAGCAGCGGGGAGCCCTTCCCCGCCTTCCTGTGGCCCATCTGAGAGTCAGTGTGCCACCCCTCCGAGGTGATATTTGTCTCTTGAAAGGATGGTCTCCGCGCAGAATGTGGATGGCAGGCTGGGGCGAGGGGTCCACAGAAGTGTGCCCGCCATGCATCCTGAGCACCGCCTTTGCCCTCTCCCCGGGGCCAGGGGTCTTCCGTCCATACCCGTCTCCCTCTGCCATGACACAGGTCCCACAGAGATCTCAGGGCCAAGGTGTGGCCTGTGTAGCCATCGTCAGGGGTTTCCCACCCCCACCAGCCAGAACTGCCCCAAGACAGCAGAGAACAAAGGCAGAGGCTCTGGAAGGAGCAGAATGTCTGTTGTTACATCAGCTTTATTGGTGGCTTTGCGGCCCCCGCGGAGCCCTGCCTACTAGCTCAGGCCAGCCTCTTGCTCACGCGCTCGTAGGACACACCTGCAACGGTGGAGACCTGGAAGAAGCAGCAGGAACAGGGGGTGTCAGTGCAGGGGCCCCAAGGTGACCAGCTTCCAGTCCCAGCCCTGAGTGGGAGTGAGCCTGCTGCactgcttctctgggcctcagtttcccaatttgTTACAGGACTCATTGTGTGGACTCTGCATGGCCAAAGTGCTAACAGATGTTGGCGTGATGTGGCTTTTCGTGGGATAATCTTCCACCCATCTGTCCATATCCGTTCACCCATGCCAGGCGCATCTGCACGACACCAAGCttgtccccattgtacagatgagaaaactgaaggttAGAGAAATCAGTCACCCCTCTAAGCCTGAGGGGCCATGCTCACCCTCTGCACCATTTAGCATTTATGGGGCCCCTGTGCTCGGTGATGGGAAGATACATTCTCTGTCCTCAGGAAGTGTAAGCATTCATGGAAGAGGCTGCAAGAGGAGACTGTTCGGCCAAGGCCCACTGTGTGTGGTGCCCTGGGCTCAAGGCCAAGACACGCTGTCTTGGGATGTGTGCGTAGCATCAGTTGGTCCAGATCCCCAGCAGAGGAAAGCAGCTTTCTTgtgaggaggggtgggtggcaaATGGAGTTTGGTGGAAGCAGTTTTGTCAAAGGGCAGCAGTGTGAAGTGATGTGTGATTTGCATATGGGACGGATGGAAGATGAAGtggagggggaggctggggaggaggctggggcacGGTCTAGAGGAGAGGTGATGAGAGAAGGGGtgctggtggtgggtggagatgggaggaggggtgCTTGCAAAATGCACCCATGTTGGTGGAGAAGAAGGGAGGTATCCAGAATGATTCTGGGCCTACGGAGTTGGGAGATCTGCAACCAAGACGGCTTGTCTCTGGTGCCTagtctgtgtgcatgtgcatttGCGTGTGTGCATGCCTGCGCCTGcctgcgtgtgtgcgtgtgcgtgcgtgtgtataATGGCCCTGAACTCTGGGCTCTGCTCACACCATATAGGCTCCATGGTCAGGCGCCTCTAGGAATTAGGAAACGGGTTTGTTCCATTTGGGAAGATCAGTTCAGTTGGGCACAAATGTGCTCCATTCTCCTGCCCTGTGTTCTCCCTGCACTCCTTACAGGCTGGGGAGCTTTGCCTCTAGctttcatcaggttctccaaagGTTGATTTCCAtccaaaagaaaatgtatagtcacttatgtcacacacacacacatttatatacatgcatacatatatgtatatatatgtgtgtgtatatatatacacatacacatagatatatttttaaaacactgtacatctatttatttttatatatgtatattttttaactaaaatgaaGGGGAGAAAGAAGACCCGTTGGCCTGGGAAGAGCAGGCAGAGAATTTAGAAGTCAGCTGATGCGATCTGCCTCCACCAcaaagtagctgtgtgaccttgggcaagttactcgtGTCTCTGAGACTCTAtggcttctctgtaaaatgggagtaatgcGAGGGCACTGAGCCTCTTGGGCCACGTGCTCCTTTTCTCTAGACTGGGCTTGAGATgaggaaaacaaggaaacaaggGAGAgattgagagacagagagagaggacaggGGGAGGCAAACCCTGCTTTCCTCATCACTTCCCTTCTGGAGAGGCTTGGGGAGGACAGACCAGACCTCCCCCAGGGGGACTCTAGCCCAGGACACAGGCTCACGAAGGGGGAATGACATGTAGAAAcgccttccttttcctcttaacCTCACACCGTTTCTTTCACCTGGGGAAAACTTTGGAGCcccagggagaagagagggatgTGAGACGAGGGCCCTCCAGGGCAGCACCTCCAACCTGTGTTTACAGAGAATGGCGTGTGGGAGGGGTCAGTCCACAGGTGTGTGAGTTGTCCCTGTCAGcgtttcaataaatgtttaattagtTGGCAACGTTTGCTAGACTGGAAATTTCACTTGGAAGTGCcaatttccagcttctcttgaaacACCAGAACATCTAGCAGCAAGGGCCTAAAGTCCCTTGTGGAAGTGGAATGGCGATGGCTACCCTTGCAGGGCCCACCCAGACTACCCACTTCATTCACACTCTGGGAGGGGTCCAGACATGCATCCCTGCGGTGGCCGAGCGTGGgcactggagtcagactgcccagAGCCAAATCCCTGCTCTGTCAAAAAAGCTCTGTGCCCTCCGGCCAATCACTTAGCCATCCCGTGTCTCAGTTACCTCAcatgcaaaatggggataaaaatccTTACCTAACAGGGTGATTGTGAAGGTCAAATGAGGTCATGTGCACCCAGtgctcagcacagagcctggcccatggttgggcgggtgggggggggggtgttgccCATAAAGCCAGCTGCCCAGAGGACCACCTCTTGGGGGCCGCAGCTGGGGGCAGAAAAGCATTCTCATCGATTTTGCCAGGAACCAGTGGGACACTCACCTCCACCAGCTTGCCATCCACGATCTCCGCAGTGTAGTTGTAGTGGGGGAAGTTCACCACCACCTTCCCACCCTCCATCTGCACAGTGGCCTGGAAGGGAAGCAAAACACAGAGTTGCAGAGCACCCCCCAAACACAGGCCAGCCCCTCAGGGATGAAGGGCCTGCTTGCAGCCTCAGCAATCACCCTTTGGGAATTAATTTACCCTATAGACATCTGATTACATATATCCAAAGATACAGATAACCTGTGCAAGTCACtgaacctttctgtgcctcggttttgtttgtttatttatctttatttatttagttagttttggctgcgttgggtcttctttgttgCACATggactttttctagttgcagcgagtgggtgctactcttggttgcagtgcgcggactctcattgcggttgcttctcttgttgcggagcacgggctctaggtgtgcgggcttcagtagttgttgcgcacaggcttggttgctccgcggcacgtgggaccgtcccggaccagggctcgaacccgtgtcccctgcattggcaggcggattcttaaccactgcgccaccagggaagtccctgtgcctcggttttctcatctctaaaataggggTAGTAACTGTACCTACTTCCTGGAGTTAcggggaggattaaatgacttaCTATgatacatataaagtgcttagagcagtgcctggcttGGTGTTGAGCACCCCTTGTTAACTATGCAGTCAGTTATGATCATCATTTTTAGAATGATGCTAATGTCATCCAAGGGTGTtgattgcagcattgtttgtaatacaGTGCTGTATTATCCACTGGTAAATAACCTAAAAATCTATCAATGAGGGAGTGGTAAATAAATGATAGCATTTCCATACTATAGGATACTGTACcaccattaaaaaagaagaggcaaGTCAATATGTGCTGACACAGAAAGACATCTGTGagaaattgttaaatttttaaaatacccaagTGGCAGAATATGAATATTATGACTACGTATCCTCCACCTTGGCAGCCTAGAAGCCTGAAGGAGCAAAGTACTCTCTTGGCCAGGGTTGGAGGCTACAGAGGGGAATGGGTGGAAGACCTGGGGGACCAGTCTGGGTAGGAAGGGACAAACAACCACCTTTCAATTCTTTGCTACCCAAGACTGCGGTTTCAAACCCAGATGAGTCTGGTTCTAGGGCCTGGGCAATTAATCTCTAGGCCACGCTGGAGGCAGCATTAAAATGTGGttatggaggcttccctggtggtgcagtggttaagaatccacctgccaacacaggggacacgggttcaagccctggttcgggaagatcccatgtggcgtggagcaactaagcctgtgcgccacaactactgagcctgcgctctagagcccgcgagccacaactgctgaagcccatgggccacaactaccaaagcccgcacgcctagagcccgtgctccgcaacaagagaagccaccacagtgagaagcccgtgcactgcaatgaagagtggcccctgctcgctgcaactagagaaagcccacatgcagcaatgaagacccagtgcagccaaaaataaataaataaaaataaattaattaaaaaaaaatgtggttatgCTCTACGGAACCAGACTGCCTGGTTATGCAGGCCCGCCCCTGCTGTGGGATCCAGGCAGCTATTTCATCCTATGACTCAGCCCAActcccccatctgtaaaacgggcCAGTAATTGTAGCGACCTCACGGGCTTACCTGCATTAAGATGTGTGACAGATCCAGCAAGTGTCTGGGATATATGTGTGAAGGATTCAGCAAATGTTAACAATTTTTACTATCATGATAGTGTCCGTTATTGACGGTAGCATTAAAAACTAGGAGAGGCTAAACTGCCAAGTAACTCAAGCTGTTAAAGCTGGAGGCTAGACTCGAGAAGAAGCCTCAGCTCGGGGAGCAGCCCCCAGGGACATGGTGGGGACCAAGAAGTCAGCCAGAGTCCTggtgaaggagggaggggtggCCAGCTGCCTCTCACCTTGAACTTCTTGCCCATCACGGTCTCCATGTCGCACTCTTTGCCGATGGTGAAATTGTTGGTAATGGAGGGGCCCCCGGGGTAGTTCTGGGACCAGGTGAAGTTCTGCCCGTCCTGCTGCACCTCTGAGATAGTCTTGAGGTCGCGACCCTTTTCAATCCTGTCGCTGGGGAGCCCTGGGCCAGGGGACAAGCAGAGTGGCCATGTAAGAGCTGCCTACGACTTGTGGCTTTGGGCACGAGCTTGCCTCCCCTACGGCAGGCTAGCCTCACAGTCGAGCACAAGCCCCATGTCGTGAGCCATGtggcttgggcaagtcactgtctctcccagcctcagtgttttcatccaaaaaatggggataataagaccCATTTCACAGGgctgttgcaaggattaaattaCAGTGTTTGTGTCTGGTAAAACTGCTGGCATATAGTTAAGAATAAATAATAGCTGCTCTTCTGATAGTAGTAGAACAGAAATTTGCCAACCTCACAAATTTCTAAAATGAATGAGACCTTCAAGACTGTCTTGAAATGctcttgttttacagataaagattGCTACATCTAGACTGTTGTAGGTGAAACCAAGTCACTGTTCCTTCAGGGCCAGTCCTAGTGATTGACTCAGAAGTGATTGACTCTTGCCTTCCCAAGGCCCCAGGGCACACGGATCCCGCTCTTGGGGGCCATTTCCTACCAGGAGGTAGTAGGCCCTGGTCCCCTGGGGCTGTCCTCAATCTAGAAAACTGCACTGCCTCACACTTAGCTAGCACACCAAGATTTCTGCAGGATTGTCAAGTCCACTGTCTCTTTGGTTcttcacaaccagtgctgcaaaTCAAACAGAAGAGTGGGGTCTTTGATCTCCACCCAGAGTGCCTAGCACTGTAAGAGGCCCCCGTTTGCTCAGTGACTTAGTGAACGAGTGGCTTGTCAAACCTGATCTCTGTGCTCCCACCCCTTGGTCACCTCTCCCCAGGCAGGATGTGGTGACACCACTCATCATCTCATCCTCGGGTCCAGGGGGTCTAATGACATCTGCCACTGATGCAcagtgtgacctcgggcaagtcttGCTGAGGCACCCCATCAGTAACATTGGGTTGGCCTGCGTGTAgcaagcattcagtaaatgtttgaatgaataaACCAATCAACTCTCCACCTCACCCatgactggctgtgtgaccttgcacgagtcactcaacttctctgagccttgcaGACTTTGGGTTTCCTGTGCAGAGCTGGCCGTGACAGCCCAGCCCCAGGAAGGTGCTTTCAGGAGCTCACTCACCCAGGCGCTTCATGAACTCGTCATAGTTGTTCTCGCTCTCCATCTCATACTTGCCGGTGAAGGACATGCTGCCGGAGAGCTGGAGGCTCAGGAGAAGAAGGATGAGGAAGCAGGGCTGCGGCGCTGAGGGGTCTGGTGCCTCAGCTTATAAACCCTCCCAGATGCTGAGGCTCAGCCCCAAAGTCACCCCACTTCTCCTTCTCACCCCTGAAGAGGAAGCACCGGCAATTTTATGATGTAGGCAGGCAGCAGAAACCTGAGGTTATTCACCCTGGGGACTCGTTGGCTGGAATCCCATTGCCACTGGCAAGGCCAGGGCCAGCTCTGCCACAGTGTTTGAGGTGTCATCCACCTCTACCCAGCCCTCCCTCTATCCACGCTCCCATCTTCCCTCATTTACTCAGTCACCCCTGCATTCATCGACCAAAGTGCCTCGGGCACCTCATTTTGGGGCCAGCACTGAGGAAGCAGTGAGACATACCCCCTTCCCAAAACAGCCTCCAGTCTGGTCCAGGGACAAAACACACCTGCAGGGAACCCCTGTGCAAGCAGGATGGGATGTGTCCCGAGAGACGTGCAGATCTGGGGCCTGGGGCCTAGGGGAGGAGTGATGGTGTCCAGCTGGCTGGTGTACCTTTGCATAGGAGATGGCATTTAATACAGGTCTTGAAGGAATTTGGATGTTTACAGAAGTGGTAAGGTTGGAAGACACTGAGAATGGAGGCAGGTAACGTTCTAAGTTGAGGGAACAATGTGATGAAGGTGGGAAGGGCCACAATGAAAGGAAACAATGTGCTGCAGCAAAGAGCACTTGAAGGAGAATAGGCACGAGATGGGTGTAGATGGTGCGAGCAAAGGGAAGCAGCTGCCCAAGGGCCCAGGGAGCCGATCAGAGGAGGCAGTGCCAGGCGCGCtgaagacctactatgtgccaggcatgggctGGGAGCGTGGTGAATTTCACTCTATTCCAGCTTCACCACTGGGAGGGCTAGTAATTCGGCCCCCACTTCCTGTCCCTGTTCTGATTCCGGCACCACTTCACATTAAGGACTCCCATCTCCTCGGTGATAACTCCTGCCCTGCCTGTCTCGTGGGACTGCTCTCTGGATCAAACCGATTGGCCATGAAAGTATGAAGCACTTACAAAGGCCGTCACTCTTATTGTTATAAATAAGGAAAGTTTTGCATCTGTCTCCTTTTCCAGAGTGGGCTCTCCAAGAATCCCCATCATTTCTATCCAAAGCAGAATTCACCACAGTTGCTAACCCCCCAGACCTGGGACTGAGTGGTTTCTGAACTGATGAAACCAGCTTTGCCACATTTTGCCAGTCTGCAATCTCCAATCTTAGAATTCCTCACTCCAACCAGGTgtctcactttaaaaaaacacaaaaccacacACCCACACTTCCCTCACCCACACCTCATCGTGGATTTTCTGATGCTGaattgtatatattaaaatttcataattcAGAGCAAGTGACAGTTCTGGCAGAGATGGCCCTTGATAACGGTCGGTAGCTATCCTTCTAGACTTTTAAATGCACACCTATACTTTCTTCTATAAATAAGATTATATtgttctgtcatttctttttcatgtaatgATGTAAGTACACGTGTATATCATTACATAAaggtatatatgtaatattttggtatatatgtaatattttgcggtacacggtccgtgtaccgcaaaaaaaaaaaaagaaaaaaagaaaaaaccaaaacataatttATGTAACTATTGCCAGGTCTTTAGGTTGTTCCCAgtctttttctattataaataactCTGAGATAAACATTCTCATTCACACCCCTTGGTGTACATGTCAGATTATTTACTGAGATTATTTGCtaaggataaattcctagacatGCAATTCCTGGAACCAAAGGGGTTTTGTATCTAAAGttatatataaacttatatataaGTTATATCTATACCCTAATGCCTTTCTCAGAGGCTAGaacagtttacactcccacctgGAGCATATGAGAATTTCCCCTCattgataataatgatgaaataacaatgacaataatagctaacacttattgaATATTTATCATGCATTGGGCATGATGCTGAGTGCTCTATAtgaattatatcatttaatcttccAAACAGCTCTATGAAGTAGGTGccattattgtccccattttgccAGGGAAGAAacttgaggttcagagaagttaagtaacttgctcaaagtcacagtgCCCCTATGTATAGTTCATATTTACTACCAAGGCAACTTTCTTCATCATTTAAACAGATTTCCAAAAGTCCTCCATAATCCCATTACCCTAACACTAtaactatttttacttttttaattgtcttcctgcctctttcattcctctctctcctctctcatccCTGCTTTCTTTCCCACCACTCTAATTATAGCAGGTGTATAATAGCCATAGTCACTATATAATgcaatattccattctttttttctttgctcgGTATTAGTTTGTAAACACAGTCCCATGTTTCTATTAAGCTGCCATGTTTATTGTTAGAAA
This window harbors:
- the FABP6 gene encoding gastrotropin; this encodes MSFTGKYEMESENNYDEFMKRLGLPSDRIEKGRDLKTISEVQQDGQNFTWSQNYPGGPSITNNFTIGKECDMETVMGKKFKATVQMEGGKVVVNFPHYNYTAEIVDGKLVEVSTVAGVSYERVSKRLA